The Pirellulaceae bacterium genome has a segment encoding these proteins:
- a CDS encoding Bax inhibitor-1 family protein: MFPPLAEVFSMAYASNPYDSPQFSVAAMAAADERTGFICKTYLHLVGAIVALVGLEAILLQTPFAPALIGLMVGSQYSWLIVLGLFMGVNWLANSWALSATSLPKQYAGLGLYVVAQAVILLPLLFFATTLPQYSGVVTSAAVSTLSLFVGLTAVVFITRKDFSFLRSALMFGGFAAMGFIVCAVVFSFQLGPIFTYVMIAFACCYILYDTSNVLHNYRIGQHVAASLALFSSIVLLFWYVLRLLMSFRD; this comes from the coding sequence ATGTTCCCCCCATTAGCCGAGGTTTTTTCTATGGCATATGCATCTAATCCCTACGATTCACCGCAATTCTCCGTCGCTGCTATGGCTGCCGCGGATGAGCGAACTGGTTTTATCTGCAAAACCTACCTGCACCTAGTCGGAGCGATCGTTGCTCTGGTGGGTCTCGAAGCTATCCTGCTGCAAACGCCATTTGCTCCAGCCCTGATCGGCTTGATGGTTGGTAGCCAGTATAGTTGGCTGATTGTGTTAGGGCTCTTCATGGGTGTCAATTGGCTCGCGAATAGTTGGGCGTTGTCAGCAACGTCACTTCCCAAGCAGTATGCTGGGCTTGGGCTCTACGTCGTGGCTCAAGCTGTCATTTTGTTGCCGCTTTTGTTTTTTGCGACAACTTTACCACAATACTCCGGCGTAGTAACCTCTGCCGCTGTCTCGACGTTGAGTCTGTTTGTCGGTTTGACGGCGGTCGTGTTCATCACGCGGAAAGATTTTTCTTTCCTGAGATCGGCGCTGATGTTCGGCGGCTTCGCTGCGATGGGCTTCATCGTGTGTGCGGTTGTATTCAGTTTCCAGCTCGGACCGATTTTTACTTACGTCATGATCGCGTTTGCCTGTTGTTACATTCTTTACGACACATCGAATGTGCTGCATAACTATCGCATTGGCCAGCACGTCGCCGCCTCTCTGGCGCTTTTCTCGTCCATTGTGCTGTTGTTTTGGTATGTTCTGCGCCTGTTAATGTCTTTTAGA
- a CDS encoding SUMF1/EgtB/PvdO family nonheme iron enzyme, which translates to MINMSSYGGNRAAMPATGVSWNEAARFVNWLNTSQGYQAAYNFTTSGINDNIALWSSAEAWQLGGENLFRHKDAHYWLPSTNEWYKAAFYDPVSGTYGNYLTSDGSLPTKVAGGTADKTAVYGQRPGQGPADITSAGGLSTQGIMGLGGVMFGSGRKQSPTC; encoded by the coding sequence ATGATTAACATGTCGTCCTACGGCGGAAACCGCGCCGCGATGCCCGCTACGGGCGTCAGTTGGAATGAGGCAGCCCGTTTCGTGAACTGGCTGAATACGAGCCAGGGCTATCAGGCGGCTTACAATTTCACGACGAGTGGCATCAACGACAACATTGCTCTGTGGAGTTCCGCCGAGGCGTGGCAACTGGGAGGCGAGAATCTTTTCCGCCACAAGGATGCTCATTACTGGCTGCCGAGCACGAACGAGTGGTATAAGGCGGCGTTCTACGATCCCGTGAGCGGGACGTATGGTAATTATCTAACATCGGATGGTTCTTTGCCGACTAAAGTAGCAGGCGGCACAGCCGACAAGACAGCCGTGTATGGCCAACGGCCCGGACAAGGGCCGGCGGACATCACCAGTGCCGGCGGTTTGAGTACGCAAGGCATTATGGGGCTGGGGGGGGTAATGTTTGGAAGTGGGAGGAAACAGAGTCCGACTTGTTGA
- a CDS encoding amino acid adenylation domain-containing protein, with the protein MSKSLTVSDSLLGSHDLTELQRAMLMASLSAPEAGWYVQQLLLTLEEPFSADVWCKAWCKLVERHDVLRTAFDFGPTGQLVQRVQPPISETLPLQVWQEWPEEVTAHEMESFLVADYRRGFAPGKLPFWRWNLFKMPDQHFQLLWTSHHALFDGRSRRLLMQELFTLYDAFAQGQSTELNKPYQIADYLQWRADQSDERSKDYWQERLDGYTLKATFPTRNTNGRSSIGKQAYRTLDGCLSRNQTNRLESVATEVGVTLNTMLQAAWALLLCQHSGSDDVVFGATRACRHSSLEGSESMVGLLINTLPVRAKRMSNVQLVDWLRDLRDQWITTGEHEHTSLGKIQSWTCLSAEESLFQSLVVFEKYRLQESLWRQNSAWRKRKVELQAITPYPLVLSGICEADLSLEISYDRQQFEDETIERLLVQLKHLLVEFSNNPHRTLAEIPLLEKVEQQRLTVDWNDTSTDYPCDKTVHELFEIQADLRPDAVAVVFEDESLTYRELNQRANQLAWHLKSLGVEKGDFVGFGVERRFEMIIGLLGILKTGATYLPLAAEYPNDRLHYMLRDGGADILVAWGEVGGRLAGQVKHVVDLETDWVHGQSTCNLDVDITADDLAYVMYTSGTTGKPKGVMIRHRSIARLVFGVDYAEFSADETVLQVATISFDASTFELWAALLHGAKLILAPAEPTDLGQWSQLISRHQVSTLFLTTALFNRLIETLPKAIQGVRQILTGGEPISVHHVRSFLPYLRSDQLLANVYGPTECTAFACCYPIPHDLEKDVCSLPIGRPIGNTQAYVLDPDLRPVPIGARGELYLGGDGLAKGYWNRPELTAEKFIENPFGKTASDRLYRTGDQVRWLNDGNLEFLGRLDDQIKIRGYRIELNGIAAVLREQTGVADAVVDLWKDLAGNPQLIAYFVPADTAETTELEIQQKMEPLLPRYMLPVAYVPLPSLPLTINGKVDRRALPKPRFTRALLKASPVSARNALEEQLIEIWSDLFPEQSIGVEDEFVMLGGHSLLAMQLVFYIRQELNYEVSVADIFSCRTISQLAQHLSSQDANQNDVRLAKPGAVPESDSSPLLFSQMSCWDVHHQCPGLRPPNTSRAYRLKGDLRIDKLHEAIDLLLARHESLRTNIREVDGTPRQFVSAAKTTAFPCVDLRHFSGKIRKAEVRRLFDAEAVHSFDIERDLLLKATLLKLHDDEHVLVLTIHHIVMDAKSLAILTRDLAELYDALVIGRPADLPDLPLQPSDFAAWEREQLKHNHLQQSILYWRQHLSDLPLENETPPLDELVQMGGWDCLRHRMDVPANTRELLQELSVQEGCTFSVAVFAAMNVFQYFMTGREVSFVGMPLGARVHPESENLIGCFRKRVVLRTRVSKELSFRQLLQRSCRSMMEAYAHLDVSQEVACPDRGIRHPGHWTRIGFNINFIPGANVDLKLGQLDVTSIDRSKEYSFVPRNLHVVDRPEATTLILKLYENQFSQAEVNAMLERFVAVLDCFAENPDSPLQLKKSEIVS; encoded by the coding sequence AAATGGAGTCGTTCCTTGTCGCAGATTATCGCCGTGGCTTTGCGCCAGGGAAGCTGCCGTTTTGGCGATGGAACCTGTTTAAAATGCCCGATCAGCATTTTCAACTCCTTTGGACATCGCATCATGCGTTGTTTGATGGCAGGTCGCGACGGTTGCTGATGCAGGAACTGTTCACGCTTTATGACGCATTCGCTCAGGGGCAGTCCACTGAATTAAATAAACCTTATCAGATCGCGGACTATCTTCAGTGGCGGGCAGATCAGTCCGATGAGCGAAGCAAAGATTACTGGCAAGAACGGTTGGATGGGTATACGCTCAAGGCTACTTTTCCCACGCGAAATACGAATGGAAGATCGTCGATCGGGAAGCAGGCTTATCGCACTTTGGACGGCTGCCTGTCAAGGAATCAAACGAATCGTTTGGAATCTGTCGCAACAGAGGTAGGAGTTACTCTCAATACAATGTTGCAGGCGGCCTGGGCTCTACTACTTTGCCAACACAGCGGAAGCGATGACGTCGTCTTCGGTGCAACACGTGCTTGTCGCCATTCCTCGCTGGAAGGCAGCGAATCGATGGTTGGATTGCTGATCAATACTCTTCCCGTTCGCGCAAAGAGAATGAGTAACGTTCAACTCGTTGATTGGTTGCGGGATTTGCGAGACCAATGGATTACAACTGGTGAACATGAGCACACTTCCCTGGGGAAAATTCAATCCTGGACTTGCCTTTCGGCTGAAGAGTCACTGTTTCAAAGTCTTGTTGTCTTTGAAAAATACCGTCTGCAAGAATCATTGTGGCGACAGAATTCGGCTTGGCGAAAACGCAAGGTCGAGCTCCAGGCAATAACCCCTTATCCACTCGTGTTGTCCGGGATCTGTGAAGCTGATCTGTCGCTCGAAATCAGTTACGATCGACAGCAATTTGAAGATGAAACGATCGAGCGATTACTTGTTCAGCTGAAGCATCTGTTAGTTGAGTTCAGCAATAATCCTCATCGAACTCTTGCGGAGATTCCATTACTTGAAAAAGTTGAGCAACAACGGTTGACAGTCGATTGGAATGATACTTCAACCGATTATCCTTGTGATAAAACCGTCCATGAATTGTTTGAAATCCAAGCGGATTTGCGACCCGATGCAGTCGCCGTGGTGTTCGAGGATGAATCGTTGACTTACCGGGAACTAAATCAGCGAGCGAATCAACTGGCCTGGCATCTGAAAAGTCTGGGAGTAGAAAAAGGCGATTTCGTTGGCTTTGGTGTCGAACGTCGTTTTGAAATGATCATTGGGTTGTTGGGGATTCTTAAGACCGGCGCTACCTATCTTCCGTTGGCCGCCGAATATCCGAATGATCGCTTGCACTACATGTTGCGGGATGGCGGCGCGGATATCTTGGTCGCCTGGGGAGAAGTTGGTGGTCGTCTCGCAGGGCAAGTGAAGCATGTAGTTGATTTGGAGACCGATTGGGTGCATGGTCAATCAACGTGTAATCTCGACGTTGACATAACGGCCGATGATCTTGCCTACGTGATGTACACCTCAGGTACGACTGGGAAACCGAAAGGGGTGATGATTCGGCATCGGTCGATCGCTCGCCTTGTGTTTGGCGTTGACTACGCAGAATTTAGTGCTGACGAAACCGTCTTGCAAGTAGCGACAATTTCTTTTGATGCCTCGACCTTTGAGTTGTGGGCAGCACTCTTGCACGGAGCAAAATTGATTCTCGCTCCTGCGGAGCCGACTGACTTAGGCCAATGGTCGCAACTGATCTCTCGCCATCAAGTGAGCACGCTGTTCTTGACCACTGCCTTATTTAATCGGTTGATCGAGACTCTGCCAAAGGCCATTCAGGGTGTTCGGCAGATTCTTACCGGTGGCGAGCCAATATCGGTCCACCATGTTCGTTCGTTCCTTCCTTACCTGAGATCGGACCAGCTTCTTGCCAATGTTTATGGACCGACGGAATGCACGGCGTTTGCTTGTTGTTATCCGATTCCACATGATTTGGAAAAGGATGTTTGCTCGCTGCCTATCGGACGGCCCATTGGAAATACGCAGGCTTATGTGCTCGATCCTGATTTGCGACCGGTGCCGATTGGTGCTCGAGGCGAGTTGTACCTCGGAGGGGATGGGTTGGCAAAAGGCTATTGGAACCGGCCCGAGCTGACAGCTGAAAAATTCATTGAAAATCCTTTTGGTAAAACAGCTTCTGATCGACTCTATCGAACCGGTGACCAGGTCCGCTGGTTGAATGACGGAAACTTGGAGTTCCTTGGTCGTTTGGACGATCAGATCAAAATACGGGGGTATCGGATTGAGCTCAATGGAATCGCAGCGGTGTTGCGAGAGCAGACGGGTGTTGCGGATGCCGTTGTGGATCTGTGGAAAGACCTTGCTGGGAATCCGCAGCTGATTGCTTATTTTGTTCCTGCTGATACCGCTGAAACGACGGAGTTAGAAATTCAACAAAAAATGGAACCGTTGCTACCTCGATACATGTTGCCTGTAGCTTATGTGCCGTTGCCGTCACTGCCGCTGACAATTAATGGAAAGGTCGATCGTCGCGCCTTGCCAAAGCCCAGATTTACACGAGCGTTGTTGAAGGCAAGTCCTGTTTCCGCCCGGAATGCTTTGGAGGAACAACTGATTGAGATCTGGTCGGATCTGTTTCCTGAACAATCTATCGGTGTCGAGGATGAATTTGTGATGCTAGGTGGGCATTCGTTGCTGGCCATGCAGCTTGTCTTTTACATTCGACAGGAACTGAATTATGAGGTGAGTGTTGCCGATATTTTCAGTTGTCGAACGATCTCTCAATTGGCTCAGCACCTTTCTTCGCAGGATGCAAATCAGAATGACGTGAGATTGGCTAAACCGGGGGCTGTGCCGGAAAGCGATTCCTCGCCTTTGCTGTTTTCGCAGATGTCATGCTGGGATGTCCATCACCAATGTCCCGGTTTGAGGCCGCCGAATACGAGTCGTGCCTATCGTTTGAAGGGTGATCTCAGGATTGACAAGTTGCATGAGGCGATCGATTTGCTCCTCGCGAGGCATGAGTCGTTACGCACGAATATTCGCGAGGTTGACGGGACGCCAAGGCAGTTTGTCTCGGCTGCAAAAACGACTGCGTTTCCCTGTGTGGATTTAAGACATTTTTCTGGAAAGATCAGGAAAGCGGAAGTTCGCCGATTGTTTGATGCTGAAGCCGTGCATTCGTTTGATATCGAACGAGATTTACTGTTGAAGGCAACGCTCCTGAAGCTGCACGACGACGAGCATGTGTTGGTGTTGACGATTCATCATATTGTCATGGATGCCAAATCGTTGGCAATCCTGACTCGAGATCTTGCTGAGCTTTACGACGCACTTGTCATTGGACGGCCTGCTGATCTTCCTGATCTTCCTCTGCAGCCAAGCGATTTTGCCGCCTGGGAACGAGAGCAGTTGAAACACAATCACCTGCAGCAAAGTATTCTCTATTGGCGTCAGCATTTAAGCGATTTACCTTTAGAAAATGAAACGCCCCCACTCGATGAATTGGTGCAGATGGGTGGCTGGGACTGCTTGCGTCATCGGATGGATGTACCGGCAAACACGAGAGAATTGCTCCAGGAACTAAGTGTGCAAGAAGGTTGCACTTTTAGTGTTGCTGTTTTTGCCGCGATGAATGTCTTTCAGTATTTCATGACGGGACGAGAAGTCAGTTTTGTTGGAATGCCTTTAGGGGCCCGTGTGCACCCAGAGAGTGAGAATTTGATCGGCTGTTTTCGGAAACGCGTCGTCTTGCGCACTCGTGTTTCGAAAGAGCTTAGCTTTCGCCAGCTACTTCAACGGAGTTGCCGATCCATGATGGAGGCTTATGCCCATCTTGATGTGTCGCAGGAAGTCGCCTGCCCTGATAGGGGGATTCGGCATCCAGGCCACTGGACACGAATTGGCTTTAATATCAATTTTATTCCCGGTGCAAATGTCGATTTGAAACTTGGGCAACTGGATGTCACTTCGATCGATCGATCAAAAGAATACTCGTTTGTACCCAGGAATTTGCACGTGGTCGATCGACCGGAAGCGACTACTCTGATTCTTAAACTCTATGAGAATCAGTTTTCTCAAGCTGAAGTCAACGCCATGCTCGAGCGGTTTGTCGCCGTATTGGACTGCTTTGCAGAAAATCCCGATTCGCCCTTGCAGTTGAAAAAGTCGGAAATCGTTTCTTAA